The following DNA comes from Oscillospiraceae bacterium.
GGTCGTCGGTGATGGACGGGCGCACGGTGATCGTCGCCTTTCCGGGCCTGTGGCCCGTGACGACGCCGGTCTGGGAAACGGACGCGACGCTCTCGTCGTTTGACGACCATGTGAGCGCTTTGATGAGGGCGTTTTCCGGGGTGACAGACGCCGTCACCGCCGCGGATTCCTTTGTCTCGATCCGTATCTCCGCCCTGTCCACACCGACGCCCTCGACGATCGACGGGCGGTCCTTCCTGCACACGACCACAGCGCCGCCGCCCCTTTGCACCGGGACCGTGATGACGTCGCCGCTTGTGACCTCACGCATCTCCAAGTCGACGGATCGCCGTGAATTCGGCATCTCCCGGTAGATGAGCGCGTAATAGGTGCCCTCGCCCAGGAAATCCAGCGCGATCTCCGCATCGCGCGGTTCCACCGAGATCGTGGACACATACCAATCCTGCCCGGCGCGGCGGGCCAGCGTCGTGTACGCCGCCACTTCGCCGCTCACGAAGGCGATGTCGTTCCAGCGCGCCGGGAAGTCTTTATACAGCGAGTATATGACCGGATTGTCCAGGTATGCGGAGGGGGGGCTGCCCAATGTGTGCATGCCGTTTTCAAACATGACGGACAACGCTATCTGAAAGCCCATCGTCGTTTTGGATTCATCGCGGGAGAACACCTGCTCCGTCACGTCCGCCGTCCCGACAGAGCCGCGGGCATAGGGGCTTATGGAGAACTGATAGGCCTGTATGCCCCCGGACTCCTGGCCGTCGATGGCTTCGCGGGCCAGGGCGTTGGGGTATGTACGAACCTCGCCCGTGGGCTTGTTGGCGCCGTGCGCATTCACAACCAGGCCCAGTTCCGCGGTTTTTTTGTATATTTCGTCATAGATCTTCATGATCCGCTGGGATTCAGACGAGAAGAAGTCCACTTTGATGCCGGCGATGCCGTCGGCCTTCCACTGGGTCAGACGCTCCTCACGCCACTGTGTTTCGCTCAGATCGTGGGAGTTCACCCAGGCGATGAGTTTGACGCCTTTTTCGGCGGCGTAATCCCGCACCTCGTAGAACCAATCGCGATACCCCGCATAGCGCGGGCGCTGGCCGTTGATCGGCGGCACGGACGATCCGGCGGACGGCTGCCAGCCTTCGTCTAAGATGTAATATTTCCATCCCATCTCCGAGGCCAGATCGATGTATTCCTTGTGGGTTTCCGCGCGCTCCTGACCGCCGTAATAATTGACCCATGACCACGACGAGACACCGGGCTCCACCCACGAGAAATCGGCTCCCTCGTCCGGCACCGGACTGAGGTTGTCCACCAGCGTGTTTTCGACGATCTCCTCCAGCGAACCGGTGATGACCGCGCGCCAAGGAGACTGCCAGGGCGCCGATGCGACGGCCGGACCGCTGTGCACCGGATCAAACGCCAGGCGCAGCAGCCCGCTGCCGGCGACTTTGGCGTAGGAGCCCACATATTCGCCGGAGAGCGCCGCCTCGGTGACAAGGCCGTATACGCCGTCTGCCGTCTTGAAGAGCACGGGGAACACAGGCAGGCCGCTCATTGTCTCCGCCGTGTACTCCGTGTAGTGCGACTGGTATTCAAAGCTGCCGCCGCTGTGCGGCGTGTACCACACCTGCGACTGGGGCGGGATCCGTATATACGTCGGCTCGTCGGAGATGGAAATCACGTCGGCCCCGCCCGCCGGACCGGCGACGCGATAGCAAAACGCCGCGCCGTCGTCATAGGCGCGGACCACGAGAGTAAAGCGCACGTCCCCTTGGCCAAAAACGATCTCCGCCTCGGTGTAGTGGTTGGCATATACGTCCTTTTTGCCCGAAAACGTCTTGTACGACGCGTCGACCTCCACTGAAGGCGCCGCGCTGACAAACGTGAGACTCTCTGAAAAATCGCCGAGACTCGTGGCAAGGCCGATCGGGGCGAAGTCCAAAACATACCGCCCGTTCTTGGTGACGGCGTAGGACAGTCGGCCGCCGTCGCCGAGCATGAACAGCGCGCGCGTCTTGCCGCCGGGCGACTCAATTGCCCATAATTTTCCATTTCCTCGTCCGACGGCGATGTCCACGACGGACGAGCACACCGCGTCGCCGCTCGTGACGGACACCGTGACGGCGGCCACGCCGTCCGACATGGCTGTCACGGTCCCGTCGGGCGAGACGGCCACCACATCCTTGTCGGAGCTGACGAACGTACAATTTTCCGGCTGCACGTCCAACACCGAGCCGTCCACAAGGTTGGCGCTGACGCCGATCTTCGTCGTGTCCCCGACGTTTTCAAGCCAAGTTGGGCGCACATGCAGGTCCAGCGTTTTCACGCGTTTCTGCGCGGCGCTGCTCACGATCAGTTTGGCGTCCGCCCACGCGGAGTGGGCGCTGTTGTTGTTGCCGCCGGCATCGGTCACGAGTGTGAGCGCCCGCGCGTTGGCGGGGATCGCGACGTCCACGACACGCAGGCCGCTTCCGCCGCCGGCCGGATCGCCGCCCCTGAGCGAGGGGGTCTCGAACACCAGCTGTTCGTCTATGTACACGCGGAAGGCGCTGGAACCGGTGCGGTTGTTGTTCACACCGGCAAAGGCCTGGAACCGGCGCGCCCCGCGGTCAGTCAAATCGTATGTGACCTCCGAGTTGGCGTGGGGCACGATGCCCTTGGCGTACGTCACGGCCTGCCCCGGGCCGGTGTACAGTCTGATGGGGTCGCCGTCGAATCCCTGGTCGAGCTGGAGGCTCCCCCACCCGACTCTGATGGACTGGGCCTGAATGTCGCTCAGGTAGACCGTCGTATCAAAATCATCGTCTGTGACGACAACGTCTATGGCGGCCTCAACGCCCGACGGGTTCAATGCCGCGGACGCGCTTACAGCGCCCTTGACCGTGTATGTGCCCAAGACGTCGCCGTTGTAACCCGTCGGGCTCCACGTGACGCCGAAGTCGGCGGTCGACCCGTCGCTCAGGACGGCGGACACTTGGCCCGGGAGCGCCAGCTGGGAAAACGCGGTGCCCTGCGCCACACGCAAGGCCGGCGGTTTGACAACGGACGTCACTGTTTTGCTGCTGTCCGTCAGAGGCACCGGCACACCGTTCAGCGTGAAATCGCTGATGGTGATCGCCTTGGGCTGGTTGTCGCCGCCGCTGCTGGCAAAGAACCCGATCTGCACCGTCTCGGCGGCGGTGACGGCGCTGTGCTGGCGCGTATTGTCGTCCGCGGAAGGGTACCAATCGACATTGTTGTAGCTGTAGTAGCCTCTGTAATCGCCGCCTGTTTTGGTGAGTTTGAGGTAGGCGTCCGCACCGGGGGTCGTGTCGACGCCGTAGGACTCGCCAGGCCCGGCTCCGCCCTGCTGCATCATGCCGAAACGGCTGGGGCTCTGTGGGAACAGATAGGAGTGGTACCGTCTCAGCGACGTCACGATCTGGTCGGTATTGCCCGGCAAAAAAACGACCACGCCCACCGCTTGGTAATTGGCGCTCAACCCGCCGGTCACCTTGGCCGTGATCTCGAAATCGCCGTTTTGTATGGTCTTGGCCACTACATTGGGCACATCTCTATAGTTATTCGGCCACTTCTCCGTCACAATCGTGACCGAGCCGTCGCCCACCGTTATGTTCGCGTTCTCACGCAAGATCTGCCAGCCGCCGGCCAGCTTCGCCGCCTGACCGTCGGCGGACAGCCCCACAAACGACCCCAAGGCCACCTGTATCATCACAAACAATGACGCCATCAGACAAAGCGTTCTTTTCAAACCGTATTCCTCCCTCTTGCGCTTGTTTATCAGCAATAACCGCGAAATAGCCGACCCCAGTCCCCCCCTGCCAAACAGGCGCCGTACGCCGCAAAACCACAAGCGGCGCGCTGTGCAACACGCCGCCGCCTCATGGACGGCACCGAAAAGGGTCCCCTTTTCGGTGCCGTATTTTTTTCGAATCGGATGTTCTCCCCTCTCAGAACGCCATGATGATGCCCTGATCGTCGGCATACAGCGAACTCAGCCCGCCTGTGGGGACAATATGTATTTTGGCGAAGTGAAATCTCTCCTTGATTGCATCGGCCAGCCTTTGGGCCAGCGTGGGGTTGTTGCAATGGGAGATCACGACATTTTCGCCGGCGCCCCCCTTTCCGCTCTCCTCAATAAAAGTGAGCAATTTGTCCAGCATCTTGGCCGTACCGCGCGGTTTGGCGTACAGTGCGATGTTCCCTTTACCGTCCGAACCCATGAGCAGCTTCAGGTTCAAAAAATTGGCAATGCTCCCCGTGAGCTTGTTCAGCCGCCCGTTCTTCTGAAGGTTATCATACCGCTCTAAGACGAAATAGGTTTTCATGTTGTCAATAAAGCGATTGGCAGCCCGTATAATCTCCTCTTTTGTCAGAAGCTGTGACAAAAGATCATGAAGCTTCAGCGCGACCAAAGTCTGCCCGGCAGAGGCACTTTTGGAATCAAAGATATGGGTATCAACACCCCCCTTTTCTTCCGCCATAGTCTTTCCGATCAACGCACTCGAATACGAGCCCGACAATTGGCTTGAC
Coding sequences within:
- a CDS encoding glycoside hydrolase family 97 catalytic domain-containing protein, with translation MKRTLCLMASLFVMIQVALGSFVGLSADGQAAKLAGGWQILRENANITVGDGSVTIVTEKWPNNYRDVPNVVAKTIQNGDFEITAKVTGGLSANYQAVGVVVFLPGNTDQIVTSLRRYHSYLFPQSPSRFGMMQQGGAGPGESYGVDTTPGADAYLKLTKTGGDYRGYYSYNNVDWYPSADDNTRQHSAVTAAETVQIGFFASSGGDNQPKAITISDFTLNGVPVPLTDSSKTVTSVVKPPALRVAQGTAFSQLALPGQVSAVLSDGSTADFGVTWSPTGYNGDVLGTYTVKGAVSASAALNPSGVEAAIDVVVTDDDFDTTVYLSDIQAQSIRVGWGSLQLDQGFDGDPIRLYTGPGQAVTYAKGIVPHANSEVTYDLTDRGARRFQAFAGVNNNRTGSSAFRVYIDEQLVFETPSLRGGDPAGGGSGLRVVDVAIPANARALTLVTDAGGNNNSAHSAWADAKLIVSSAAQKRVKTLDLHVRPTWLENVGDTTKIGVSANLVDGSVLDVQPENCTFVSSDKDVVAVSPDGTVTAMSDGVAAVTVSVTSGDAVCSSVVDIAVGRGNGKLWAIESPGGKTRALFMLGDGGRLSYAVTKNGRYVLDFAPIGLATSLGDFSESLTFVSAAPSVEVDASYKTFSGKKDVYANHYTEAEIVFGQGDVRFTLVVRAYDDGAAFCYRVAGPAGGADVISISDEPTYIRIPPQSQVWYTPHSGGSFEYQSHYTEYTAETMSGLPVFPVLFKTADGVYGLVTEAALSGEYVGSYAKVAGSGLLRLAFDPVHSGPAVASAPWQSPWRAVITGSLEEIVENTLVDNLSPVPDEGADFSWVEPGVSSWSWVNYYGGQERAETHKEYIDLASEMGWKYYILDEGWQPSAGSSVPPINGQRPRYAGYRDWFYEVRDYAAEKGVKLIAWVNSHDLSETQWREERLTQWKADGIAGIKVDFFSSESQRIMKIYDEIYKKTAELGLVVNAHGANKPTGEVRTYPNALAREAIDGQESGGIQAYQFSISPYARGSVGTADVTEQVFSRDESKTTMGFQIALSVMFENGMHTLGSPPSAYLDNPVIYSLYKDFPARWNDIAFVSGEVAAYTTLARRAGQDWYVSTISVEPRDAEIALDFLGEGTYYALIYREMPNSRRSVDLEMREVTSGDVITVPVQRGGGAVVVCRKDRPSIVEGVGVDRAEIRIETKESAAVTASVTPENALIKALTWSSNDESVASVSQTGVVTGHRPGKATITVRPSITDDPNIKAEVAVVVTPPSFVVSGWEILRENTNIIPVSETAVKIRSDAGAVGNRDYPIKNFMLLTVQNGDFEAVVTVSGGLFADYQTAGLAAYLNDGSLVTTVRRSHSIFGGDVFGIMQNGGSGSGEAHVGDPSGEASVYLKLKKAGATFTSYYSFNNVDWTQIREPVTHTGLAAGDTIRIGVFAANGATAYTNADVTFENFTLNGTLLPFAKENTAEFAFAGADGPLTVTVTNGRADGLKGRLIIAAYHPDGTLLRVYSDTFQTDWTETTARLTADVSALPAGVAYKAFCWDEDAAPLFESKSIYR
- a CDS encoding DegV family protein; this translates as MKFGIIVDSCCDMTPDMKDAMNILSVPLTMRLGQEEYSDDETLDYQSFMANMKACTEKVGSASPSPYLYARAMQEKVSSFVITLSSQLSGSYSSALIGKTMAEEKGGVDTHIFDSKSASAGQTLVALKLHDLLSQLLTKEEIIRAANRFIDNMKTYFVLERYDNLQKNGRLNKLTGSIANFLNLKLLMGSDGKGNIALYAKPRGTAKMLDKLLTFIEESGKGGAGENVVISHCNNPTLAQRLADAIKERFHFAKIHIVPTGGLSSLYADDQGIIMAF